A region of the Silene latifolia isolate original U9 population unplaced genomic scaffold, ASM4854445v1 scaffold_79, whole genome shotgun sequence genome:
AAGTTGATGTATTGATGCAAGGACATAATTGTGTAAACCGGACTGATAAAAATCAAGGCCAAAATATAGAGGAAGTACTCGATATAACCAAAAGAaattaaaggagaaagagaaagtAGTTGGGACAAAGGATTAATAGGTAAAGGTGGTGCTTAGGAGATTATGTTTGATAAAAACTAAAGGGGCGTTTGGTTGGAGGTCTATAAGAAAGGGAAAGGAAAATAAAGTTAttgatttcctttgttggtgtttgtttgacacaaacaaagagaaTGAAATTCACTTACCCCCAATCCATCTAATTCCTTACCCCTCACCCCCCAAAGTATAAGATTTTATTACCCTTATTACCCTTCAACCACCTTATTTACCTATCACCGCGACTCCCACCACAGTAGTCACCATCAACACGTCATCGCCACAACCGCCATGACGCCACCAACATCACCACCATAACCACTCCACTGTCGCCACCACCGCCGCCATCGCcatcaccaccacaaccaccccaccTAAACCACCACCCGCACACCAAAACAAACCAGAACCCACCACACTTCATTTTcttgatgtaaccaaacaactagttaagttTTAGGAAATCTCTTACTTTTCTCCCTCTTaccatttctaatttcattttgctttccctttctctaaccaaacgtCCCCTAAGTTCAGTGAAGATCAtctgtcccacttttgtgtcccATTGTGTGTGCCACACCACTTACATTTCGACACATCACTTGTGgtaaaataaaatattacaatatATATACTAATTTGTTGAGGTGTTAGAAGCTAAGTGGTGTGGCACATACATAATGGAACaccaaatgggacagaggatcctcaCTGCCCTAAGTTGATCTTAGTCAAGTGAACAATTGGGAAATCTAATTGCAAGAGGCAGAATTTATGAAGATGGTGAGGACATACGGCAACCTAGCATACAATGCAAGGgtattgctctttcacatacgcattttaTTCTTTTACATACACAAATTATCTTTTTACCccttttatttttaataatattaaaaaaacaaCCCAAATAAGGGTTTAGGCCCctttatataataaatcatctttcgtttcattaaaaataaaaacGTGAAATCCAACATTTGGTTTAATAAAATTCTTAAACGTTAACATGTAAAAACAAGTAAGAAACCGTAAAATAAATGGGTTATTACgatctttcccccttaaaagaaacttcgttcccgaagttcgAGCATAGAAAATTAAAACAAAGTTAAAATATTAGTGGTATTATACTAATAATATACCAGAACTTAAAAATTGATCAAGCTAGCCCCGGAATTGAACTTATAATTACCGTAAATACAATGCAAAATTAGAAAAATTCTAAGGTGCACCGGGTGTACAAGAATATCGTACACCCTAGCCAATGAATTGCCTTAATTTTTATTTTAGTAAGATTATGTTCTTTTATTTATGGAGAATTTAGTCAATTCTAATATTCTCATTGAGTAGGGTGTATGATGACATGGTACACCCGGTGTACCCAAGAATTTCTCTGCAAAATTAAGCCTTTGCACAAATGTATCATCAATAACCAATTAAACGAGTTTAACTAATAGATTTTCCGCGTTATATTAGTGTATAAGACCGCGTCTAGAGTCTATAATTCGCATGATATAATTTTCGAGGACGTGTTTAAATTTTTGCAAGTTTTTGAGGCATAGTTCCAGATGAAGCAATTGTGGGGCTCATTGTTGAGGTAGATTATTTTCCAGGGAAAGATGTAATGCCCTGATAGCAGGGATGGCTATGACGAACCTTGAATTCAAGTAAAAATCGCCAACCCCGCTGCTTGACTCAAGGAATCGCCATTGATCTTTAgacaaataaaattatatttagtaGACTCAAGATTATTAGTTAAAACGGTCTTCATATTAATAATTGTAAGATCCTCATAGATACATTAGAATTAATTCTACGGATCATACATTGGAGAAGGAGGAAAGGAAACTAAAGCGCGCAAAAGTTGTCCTCATGGATAAAACCGAGTTATGGCTGGTCCAAATTTTACAAAATGGGAATGCTATTTTCTTTCCGATTTTGGTTGGAGCGAGGAAAATGGCCCCCTCTCTTTCTCTCCTGTCCATATCCCTCAATACAAAGGAAATTTTCTACTGCCATTGAGGGAATTCTATCTTTAACGAAGACTAGAATTTATAGTTTTTCTTGTGTTACCCTCGTGCACTTCTACATGACAATCTGTTGAAGCCCTTGGAAGCCACAACAGGTCCTTACAGATCGTCAGTTCCTGATATGGATCGGTACCGGGGATTGTATAGATGATCAACCTCTCAAGGATACTCGCATTTTTAAGAAGATGCCCTAGGAATAACAGGGAACCCATATGCCCACAAAACCTCAACACTTCAATCACTTTGACAGAACATGAAAAAGGGAGCAGAGATATATCTGAAGGTGACCCCGAGTAACAGTAGTCGCAATAATCCGGAGATTCGTCATCTGAATCAAGGCAGCAAGGCATACCCTGTAAACAAACTCGTGAagtgagaaaaaaaaatgaaaaaactgTTTATACAAAAGTCTTCTGTAACATGGCCTCTCACAAAAATGGGTCTTAGTTATGAGTTTCCAAAGCTATAATTAGTTGACGCTTACCGATTCAAAGGTGAGAGTTTCAAGTTGCGGAGATTTGTCGAGCAAGCTTGTCACATGTTCCCACGCATTACAAGGACAATCACGAAGGTGTAAACTTGACAGGCTATGAAAATCAGGCGTTTGCTCTTCATCACCAAAGTTAAGAAGCTGTACAGAGAGCAATATATTCTAATAATTATGAAAGATAAAAGTATGTTTCCATTTCCACGGAAGCCAAAGACATGCTACTCCTTGGCTTTGGAATACGAATTATGATAAAATAAAACAGAAATATGTAGCAGTTATTGCATATACCCCTACCCCGCCACTTACGAGATCTGCTGAAGCACTCCATGAAGTAGAAATAAATATGTAGCAAAGATATGGAAAATACATATCATATAGGCTAGAGTACATATATATACCTGTACCGAGTCCATTCCAAaacgtaattttgttgctttatagGCAGCGGCTTTTAGGAGTTCACGTTCATGATCAACCGAATCTTCATTAGTGCACTCGAAATTTAACTCTGCCTTGACAAAAGAGCATGAGTATGGAACAATTTTCACTCCAATATTTAAACTATAAGTCAAATATGCGAGATTAGGAGCGTCAATCTCCAGTTCACCCAACAGAAAATAGCAATTTTCTATTGTTAGCACTTTGAGTATTCGAGTACAATGAATAGCATTACCGCCAGTCTTGCACGCGCAAAGTCGGAGAGTCAATTCTTCAAGCAACCCACAACGAGAAAACAATCGTTCCATTGAACTAAAATCAAAGAATAAAACATGATCCAGATGAAGGATCTTCAGTTTTGGTAAAGATACCGATAGAGGAATTTGAATTTTATAGTACATACCACCTATGATTTTCAGACTCACTAATGTTTCACACATGAACAACCCAGCATGATCAAGCACCCAATCAATCTCGCCACCCAGCTTCCAATAAAATTCTTGAACACCCTTTTCTA
Encoded here:
- the LOC141640370 gene encoding F-box protein At4g22280-like, producing MRRPKKTRKHQGKKCLDRISSLPDDVLGHILSFLPTRFAVSTSILSTRWRHLFTLTTCLSFDDEPCFGHPKENERIEATRRFKEFVDKVVELHQISLIKKFSLVCLATYDDLILNQWVINAVEKGVQEFYWKLGGEIDWVLDHAGLFMCETLVSLKIIGGMYYKIQIPLSVSLPKLKILHLDHVLFFDFSSMERLFSRCGLLEELTLRLCACKTGGNAIHCTRILKVLTIENCYFLLGELEIDAPNLAYLTYSLNIGVKIVPYSCSFVKAELNFECTNEDSVDHERELLKAAAYKATKLRFGMDSVQLLNFGDEEQTPDFHSLSSLHLRDCPCNAWEHVTSLLDKSPQLETLTFESGMPCCLDSDDESPDYCDYCYSGSPSDISLLPFSCSVKVIEVLRFCGHMGSLLFLGHLLKNASILERLIIYTIPGTDPYQELTICKDLLWLPRASTDCHVEVHEGNTRKTINSSLR